A single window of Nicotiana sylvestris chromosome 5, ASM39365v2, whole genome shotgun sequence DNA harbors:
- the LOC104213250 gene encoding uncharacterized protein has protein sequence MDDVDIELDELELVAAAAGYHYYNCITRQPSRSSTPKGSGFLSELLSANDDVCREMLRMDKHVFHKLCNILRQRGMLRDTPGVMIEEQLAIFLNIVGHNERNRVIQERYQHSGETISRHFNNVLRAIKSLSREFLQLPPVSTPLQILESNRFYPYFEDCIGVIDSMRIPAHVPAKDQSRFRNKKGILTQNVLAACTFDLQFIFVYPGWEGSASDSRVLRAVLDDPDQNFPPIPEGKYYLVDTGYVNMDGFIAPFPGIRCHLHEYRGANLLPRSAKELYNHRHASLRNAIQKSFEVLKTRFPILKLAPQYAFNTQRDIVIAACVIHNHIRREERNDWLFKDIEGTSVEELPDLDDQPDPQLAFQIQEQSASALRDSITAAMWNDFINKWDAW, from the exons ATGGATGATGTCGACATAGAATTGGATGAACTGGAATTAGTTGCTGCTGCTGCTGGCTATCACTATTATAATTGTATAACTAGGCAGCCTTCTCGTAGTTCAACTCCTAAAGGGTCTGGCTTCTTGAGCGAACTACTTAGTGCCAATGATGATGTGTGTCGGGAAATGTTAAGGATGGATAAACATGTTTTTCACAAGCTATGTAACATCCTTAGACAAAGAGGCATGCTACGTGACACACCTGGCGTTATGATAGAGGAGCAATTGGCAATATTCTTGAACATTGTTGGCCACAATGAACGTAACAGGGTAATACAAGAGCGTTATCAGCACTCTGGTGAAACAATAAGCAGGCATTTTAATAATGTTTTGAGGGCAATTAAGTCGTTATCCCGCGAGTTCCTTCAACTTCCTCCAGTCAGCACTCCTCTCCAGATCCTTGAAAGTAATAGATTCTACCCATATTTTGAG GATTGCATTGGTGTGATCGATAGCATGAGAATCCCTGCTCATGTGCCAGCCAAGGATCAATCCCGTTTTCGTAATAAGAAGGGTATTCTGACACAAAATGTGTTGGCAGCTTGCACATTTGATCTACAATTTATATTTGTCTACCCTGGTTGGGAAGGCTCAGCTTCAGATTCACGGGTTTTGAGAGCAGTCCTAGATGATCCCGATCAGAACTTCCCTCCAATCCCTGAAG GGAAATATTATCTTGTTGATACAGGTTATGTTAATATGGATGGATTTATTGCTCCATTTCCAGGAATTCGATGTCATCTTCATGAATATCGGGGTGCTAATCTATTACCTAGAAGTGCAAAGGAGTTATATAACCACCGGCATGCATCACTCAGAAATGCCATTCAGAAATCTTTTGAGGTGCTGAAAACGAGATTTCCAATTCTCAAACTTGCCCCTCAATATGCTTTTAACACACAAAGGGACATTGTTATAGCTGCATGTGTTATTCACAATCACATTCGGCGTGAGGAAAGGAATGACTGGTTGTTTAAAGACATTGAAGGAACATCAGTAGAAGAGTTGCCTGATTTAGATGACCAGCCTGATCCACAATTGGCTTTTCAAATACAAGAACAAAGTGCCTCTGCTTTGAGAGATTCCATTACAGCAGCAATGTGGAATGACTTTATCAATAAATGGGACGCGTGGTGA
- the LOC104213263 gene encoding uncharacterized protein, with product MSTTPNKRPHEDGGNVSGSNRSHSSSPTYYQDDSGRMIKLTSDGKLEFIRSVDVGPDGRMPKIRRFVSRDSDRRSPELPMYRVSSCPNVPNVPNVSHPDHSVALDNRLQPKENNKVENCDAKSELRDKDDRFEKRADDGKDIKHDRDTLPEYKGDVKADKDRFSGVSWKDSKEENTGKRYLDVPAGNVDPWNASRTHGAAEVGKEFSNDNRDFAQVREAIGENKVDLTDKDKDRKRKEGKHREGGDRDKERNDRRNNLQLGNSSSDNKELLKEERESERREKERRDISKDKERPKDWEKDNVNREVWNGAEREVSQSEKKVVDVPGKTNELGNSTVELKKQKDHDSWKNTDRDGSERRKERDTDLEGEKPEKPGTHHDKESEGEAMDTEGGGEREALNCGVQQRKRRPRGSPMANRDPPFRSHTHENEGSQGKHDVSTVNYRVGECMQELIKLWKEYESSQADRASESSPSGPTLEIRIPAEHVSATNRQVRGGQLWGTDIYTNDSDLVAVLMHTGYCRTTASPLLPTIKELHATIRVLPPQDCYISTLRNNVRSRAWGAAVGCSYCIERCSVVKKGGGTIDLEPCLTHSSTLEPTLAPVTAERTMTTRAAASNALRQQRFVREVTIQFNLCNEPWLKYSISVVADKGLKKPLFTSSRMKKGEVLYLETHTQRYELCFNGEKMVKATSQMHEMDVDKPQTYNIHVANGEKYGADGENMMVDLFRWSRCKKALPQKLMQSVGIPLPLEHVEVLEENVEWEDIQWSQTGVWIAGKEYPLTRAHFLSPN from the exons ATGAGCACTACTCCTAATAAAAGACCACATGAGGATGGTGGAAATGTTAGTGGTAGTAACCGCAGTCACTCTTCTTCTCCAACGTACTACCAGGATGACTCTGGTAGAATGATCAAGCTGACGAGTGATGGAAAACTGGAATTTATTCGCTCCGTTGATGTAGGCCCAGATGGTCGAATGCCGAAGATTCGACGGTTCGTATCACGGGATTCGGATAGAAGATCTCCTGAGCTACCAATGTACCGTGTTTCATCATGTCCAAATGTTCCAAATGTTCCAAATGTTTCACATCCTGATCATTCTGTTGCTTTAGATAACAGATTACAGCCCAAGGAAAATAACAAGGTTGAGAATTGTGATGCAAAAAGTGAATTAAGGGACAAGGACGATAGATTTGAGAAGAGAGCTGATGATGGTAAGGACATTAAACATGATAGGGATACTTTACCCGAATATAAGGGAGATGTGAAGGCTGATAAGGACAGGTTTAGTGGGGTGAGTTGGAAGGATTCTAAAGAAGAAAACACAGGCAAAAGATATCTTGATGTCCCTGCTGGGAACGTGGATCCATGGAATGCGTCAAGAACCCATGGTGCTGCTGAGGTAGGAAAGGAATTCTCAAACGATAACAGGGATTTTGCTCAAGTGCGTGAAGCTATTGGTGAAAACAAGGTGGATTTGACAGACAAAgataaagatagaaaaaggaaagaagggaagCACCGGGAAGGGGGAGATAGGGATAAAGAAAGAAATGATCGTCGGAATAATTTACAACTAGGGAATAGCAGTTCTGATAACAAGGAGTTGCTTAAAGAGGAAAGGGAATCTGAGCGGCGGGAGAAGGAAAGAAGAGATATTTCAAAGGATAAGGAGAGACCAAAGGACTGGGAAAAGGACAATGTGAACAGGGAAGTGTGGAATGGAGCGGAGAGAGAGGTTTCACAGAGTGAAAAAAAAGTGGTTGATGTTCCTGGAAAAACAAATGAGCTGGGAAATTCAACAGTGGAGCTGAAGAAACAGAAAGATCATGATAGCTGGAAAAATACTGACAGAGATGGAAGTGAGAGGAGAAAGGAAAGAGATACTGATTTAGAAGGAGAGAAGCCTGAGAAACCTGGCACGCATCATGATAAAGAATCAGAGGGGGAAGCAATGGACACTGAAGGAGGTGGAGAAAGAGAAGCTCTTAATTGTGGAGTTCAGCAGCGCAAAAGGAGGCCAAGAGGGAGTCCTATGGCCAACCGCGATCCTCCTTTTAGGTCACACACTCATGAAAATGAAGG ATCTCAAG GTAAGCATGATGTATCCACCGTCAATTATAGAGTTGGTGAGTGCATGCAAGAACTGATTAAATTGTGGAAGGAATATGAATCATCTCAAGCTGATAGAGCATCTGAGAGCTCTCCAAGTGGTCCTACTTTAGAAATTAGGATTCCAGCTGAACACGTATCAGCTACAAATCGCCAG GTGAGAGGTGGCCAGCTATGGGGAACGGATATATACACCAATGACTCAGATCTTGTTGCAG TTCTTATGCACACAGGTTACTGTCGTACTACTGCTTCTCCTCTTCTGCCAACCATTAAGGAGTTACACGCTACTATCAGGGTGCTACCTCCCCAAGATT GCTATATATCAACTCTGAGAAACAATGTGCGTTCACGTGCCTGGGGTGCTGCAGTTGGCTGCAGCTACTGTATCGAGCGGTGCTCTGTTGTGAAG AAAGGAGGTGGAACCATAGATCTTGAACCTTGTCTGACGCACTCCTCAACCTTGGAGCCTACGCTTGCTCCCGTGACAGCAGAGCGCACTATGACCACTAGAGCTGCAGCTTCG AATGCACTACGACAACAGAGATTTGTACGTGAAGTGACCATTCAGTTCAACTTATGCAATGAGCCTTg GCTCAAATACAGTATCAGTGTTGTTGCTGACAAGGGTTTGAAAAAGCCCCTTTTTACATCTTCACGCATGAAAAAGGGCGAAGTTCTTTATTTGGAAACCCATACTCAAAG GTATGAGCTCTGCTTTAATGGAGAAAAGATGGTAAAGGCTACGTCTCAGATGCATGAAATGGATGTTGACAAACCTCAAACTTACAACATACATGTGGCAAACGGAGAAAAATATGGAGCGGATGGTGAAAATATGATGGTAGATTTGTTTCGATGGTCCCGGTGTAAGAAGGCTTTGCCTCAGAAACTAATGCAATCAGTTGGAATTCCTTTGCCCCTTGAACACGTTGAG gttttggAGGAGAATGTGGAGTGGGAAGACATTCAATGGTCGCAAACTGGCGTTTGGATTGCTGGAAAAGAATATCCTCTTACTAGAGCACATTTTCTTTCCCCAAATTAG